A single genomic interval of Flavobacterium sp. N2820 harbors:
- a CDS encoding carboxypeptidase-like regulatory domain-containing protein produces the protein MSAIIKGTVLNYFKKPIPGATVTVQNSYPEIETTTDQNGLFEIEISGKQTLIFKHENTKQELAQGVNENMTEPLTINMMSELETQTPTASTSESCKRKGLFSVLVFTAGFLAGVALSSGKEKAVVAKI, from the coding sequence ATGAGTGCAATTATAAAAGGAACAGTTTTAAATTATTTCAAAAAGCCAATTCCAGGCGCAACTGTTACAGTTCAAAATTCATATCCTGAAATTGAAACTACAACAGATCAAAACGGATTATTTGAAATAGAAATTTCAGGGAAACAAACCTTGATTTTTAAACATGAAAACACAAAACAAGAGTTAGCGCAAGGCGTAAATGAAAATATGACCGAACCGTTAACTATAAACATGATGTCTGAATTAGAAACACAAACGCCAACCGCTTCAACTTCGGAATCATGCAAAAGAAAAGGCTTATTTTCAGTTTTAGTGTTTACAGCTGGCTTTTTAGCAGGCGTAGCATTATCATCTGGAAAAGAAAAAGCCGTAGTAGCAAAAATATAA
- a CDS encoding carboxypeptidase-like regulatory domain-containing protein → MQVQFILYDSFGDPLEGASVVLLDFKGMQTTIGDATDKDGNFQIYNTSITPDSKLRISHVDGITIIDTVKNINFKSIEMAPITLNEFVAIGKTKTKLNWWWIIIPIGIGTIIANSKADKK, encoded by the coding sequence ATGCAAGTACAATTCATTTTATATGATTCTTTTGGCGACCCTTTAGAGGGTGCAAGCGTTGTTCTTTTAGATTTTAAAGGAATGCAAACTACTATTGGAGATGCAACAGATAAAGACGGTAATTTTCAAATTTATAATACCTCAATTACGCCTGATTCAAAATTAAGAATTTCACACGTAGATGGCATTACAATTATTGATACAGTTAAAAATATCAATTTCAAGTCAATTGAAATGGCACCAATTACACTAAATGAATTTGTTGCAATTGGTAAGACTAAAACAAAACTAAATTGGTGGTGGATTATTATTCCAATAGGAATAGGAACCATAATCGCCAATTCAAAAGCAGACAAAAAATGA
- a CDS encoding phage head spike fiber domain-containing protein encodes MSLIEQASLVITPNAVKASKLYAIKPFDGTGDLAVVRATTATRVNKLGLIEQVPANVARLNYKNSSCPSILVEPLRTNLFTYSQDFTNAIWIKLGSIFINPNSGISPSGNNDASLITNNNISDFISQIYNGSTGVVYTFSVFIKNNNAERSSILVRNTLNALQGLINWNGSELTSISGVSGGSITYETLSNGWYRLIGTFTSVENAIRPRFSSDNINVGRSVFLWGAQLEAAANATSYIPTITSAVTRNADVISKTGIADLIGQTEGVVFVDMDFQALSIDNGIISIGDGGIANRIFFSCSSSNLISVVVRNSTGFQYSFSLAESSGRKKIALSYKNNDFDFFINGVLINSSNSGVLPLNISSLSLSVGNTSSKQNYINKILLWKTKLTDEQCISLTTL; translated from the coding sequence ATGAGTTTAATAGAGCAAGCAAGTTTAGTGATAACACCAAATGCGGTGAAAGCAAGCAAATTGTATGCTATTAAACCTTTTGACGGTACAGGCGATTTAGCTGTGGTTCGTGCAACTACAGCTACAAGAGTAAATAAATTGGGTTTAATTGAACAAGTACCTGCAAATGTTGCAAGATTAAACTATAAAAATTCAAGTTGTCCGAGTATATTAGTTGAACCTTTGAGAACGAATTTATTTACATATTCTCAAGATTTCACAAATGCTATTTGGATAAAATTAGGAAGTATTTTTATTAATCCAAATTCGGGTATTTCTCCGTCAGGTAATAATGATGCTTCACTAATTACGAATAATAATATTTCTGATTTTATTAGTCAAATTTATAACGGAAGTACAGGAGTAGTGTATACTTTTTCTGTTTTTATAAAAAACAATAACGCAGAAAGAAGCTCAATTCTTGTAAGAAATACGCTTAATGCGTTACAAGGGTTAATAAATTGGAACGGAAGCGAATTAACTTCTATTTCAGGGGTTAGTGGTGGTTCAATTACTTATGAAACGCTATCTAATGGCTGGTATAGATTAATAGGAACTTTTACGTCTGTGGAAAATGCAATTAGACCAAGATTTAGTTCAGACAATATTAACGTTGGTAGATCTGTTTTTTTGTGGGGAGCACAATTAGAAGCAGCTGCAAACGCTACTTCATATATTCCAACAATAACAAGTGCAGTAACAAGAAATGCTGATGTGATTTCTAAAACGGGGATAGCTGATTTGATAGGGCAAACAGAGGGAGTTGTGTTTGTTGATATGGATTTTCAAGCTTTAAGTATAGATAATGGTATAATATCAATAGGAGATGGTGGTATTGCAAATAGGATATTTTTTTCTTGTTCTTCTTCAAATTTAATTTCGGTTGTAGTTAGAAACTCAACAGGATTTCAATATAGTTTTTCATTAGCAGAATCTTCTGGTAGAAAAAAAATAGCATTATCATATAAGAATAATGATTTTGATTTTTTTATTAATGGAGTTTTAATTAATTCTTCTAATAGCGGTGTTTTACCTTTAAACATTTCATCTTTATCTTTAAGTGTAGGGAATACAAGCTCTAAACAAAATTATATAAACAAAATTTTACTTTGGAAAACTAAATTAACAGACGAACAATGCATTTCTTTAACAACTTTATAA
- a CDS encoding class I SAM-dependent methyltransferase, giving the protein MSNSLIKEILKKSSLTKEDLSVLENFEPNDGQNRLYSFFTPIWLCEVMYKLAIQNGFNSKTGKILEPSCGTGHFLTVVDNPKNVTAFELDKFNYEIAKKRVPEATIYNQYFETAFLQEPRFTSLLKNDATWLKDAPFDLVIGNPPYGKYSGSYAPYFKKLKFKQLEQFFMLQSLKVLKKGGLLVFITGSNFMRNDKTYEHEKKQIGELAEFVDAYRMPKVFKNTQVPTDILIFKRK; this is encoded by the coding sequence ATGAGTAATTCTTTGATAAAAGAAATACTTAAAAAATCTTCTTTAACCAAAGAAGATTTAAGTGTTTTAGAAAACTTCGAACCAAATGACGGCCAAAATAGGCTGTATTCATTTTTTACGCCTATTTGGTTGTGTGAAGTAATGTATAAACTGGCAATTCAAAACGGATTTAACTCAAAAACTGGAAAAATATTAGAGCCTTCTTGTGGTACAGGTCATTTCTTAACCGTTGTTGATAATCCAAAAAATGTAACTGCATTTGAACTAGATAAATTCAACTACGAAATAGCAAAAAAACGAGTTCCTGAAGCTACAATTTATAACCAATATTTTGAAACTGCATTTTTACAAGAGCCTAGATTTACGTCACTATTAAAAAATGATGCAACCTGGTTAAAAGATGCTCCCTTTGATTTAGTTATTGGAAATCCACCTTACGGCAAATATTCAGGAAGTTACGCACCCTACTTTAAAAAACTAAAATTTAAACAACTAGAACAGTTTTTTATGCTTCAATCATTGAAAGTATTAAAAAAAGGCGGCTTGCTTGTTTTCATTACTGGAAGCAATTTCATGCGTAATGATAAAACCTACGAACATGAAAAAAAGCAAATTGGAGAATTAGCCGAATTTGTAGATGCTTATCGTATGCCAAAAGTTTTTAAAAACACACAAGTTCCAACGGATATACTAATATTTAAACGCAAATAA
- a CDS encoding peptidoglycan-binding domain-containing protein, giving the protein MKTTNYIKPVAIGIGIGGLILLLTSSKKEAPQFNEPAPTPGSNQTTPPPKPLPTMDPNKVVAKGSTGLEVKELQKLLGFKGTDIDGIFGNDTETRLFTLKGVKKVSVNQYNKLPLINRNVLAIGTKIMANINFSTPTNLYEAFKKADGTYESTGKVETTVDYGEEVGEIIGKNTTATWYLVEKNTFWGKELYFVKAADIKKI; this is encoded by the coding sequence ATGAAAACAACAAATTACATCAAACCAGTTGCCATAGGCATAGGTATAGGCGGCTTGATTTTATTATTAACCAGTAGTAAAAAAGAAGCACCGCAATTTAATGAACCAGCACCAACACCAGGAAGCAACCAAACTACACCACCACCAAAGCCATTACCAACAATGGACCCAAATAAAGTTGTAGCAAAAGGAAGTACAGGACTTGAAGTAAAAGAATTACAAAAACTTTTAGGATTTAAAGGCACTGATATTGACGGTATTTTTGGAAATGACACCGAAACAAGACTTTTCACGTTAAAAGGCGTAAAAAAAGTAAGTGTAAATCAATACAATAAATTGCCATTGATCAATCGCAATGTTTTAGCTATTGGTACTAAAATAATGGCAAACATCAATTTTTCCACACCTACAAATTTGTATGAAGCTTTTAAAAAAGCAGATGGAACTTATGAAAGTACAGGCAAAGTTGAAACAACCGTAGATTATGGGGAAGAGGTTGGAGAAATTATAGGTAAAAACACAACGGCTACCTGGTATTTAGTTGAAAAAAATACTTTTTGGGGTAAAGAACTCTATTTTGTAAAAGCTGCGGATATTAAAAAAATCTAA
- a CDS encoding M23 family metallopeptidase: protein MKKQHWYIAGATLLTLLVMGTNKAFGNITAEQRARGCDAGGWGCGSFGASRGARKHNGLDIVTTPGQTIYAPISGKVTRFPFPYSSDLSYTGIEIVNEVYKVKIFYMKATVSIGAQVKQGQQIGISQNIAAKYSSQMTNHVHIEVYDKNGKLLDPTKLF, encoded by the coding sequence ATGAAAAAACAGCATTGGTACATCGCTGGTGCGACACTTTTAACACTTCTAGTTATGGGAACAAATAAAGCATTTGGAAATATTACAGCAGAACAAAGAGCGAGAGGTTGTGATGCTGGCGGTTGGGGTTGTGGTTCATTTGGCGCAAGTCGTGGAGCAAGAAAACACAACGGTTTGGATATTGTTACCACTCCTGGACAAACTATTTATGCACCTATTTCAGGAAAAGTAACACGTTTTCCTTTTCCTTACTCAAGTGATTTAAGTTATACCGGTATAGAAATTGTAAACGAAGTGTACAAAGTAAAAATTTTTTACATGAAAGCTACAGTTTCAATTGGCGCACAAGTAAAGCAAGGACAACAAATAGGAATTTCACAAAATATTGCTGCAAAATATTCGTCGCAAATGACAAATCATGTACATATCGAGGTATATGATAAAAATGGCAAATTGTTAGATCCTACTAAACTATTTTAA